The genomic stretch GGTGATAATTAAGGAGATTCATTTGTGCTTTTGCATTGCTTATTCTCATTAAATTGTGCATTATCcgattaaaagaaaacaagtccATGCATTCTTTGTTCTATATTATCAACAACCTCCAGCACGTTGATCGATCACTTGGAGAGTTTTCTCTTTGCACAGGGCACCTAACTTACAATTGATCGATCATCAACCATCACTTTTGGATGTTAAAAGGCTGTCAATCGTTTCATCGATCATCATTCGCCGGCGCAcctttaaatttttgtaatctcCGGCAAAATCTCATGGTGGCATCCATTGCCTCTGTATGTATTAGCCAGCTGCTTATAGGCACTTTTGTGAGCAGCCTTCCTTTTGACAAGTTGACGGTTAAGGTTCCTCCCGGCATTCTCGATCATGGCTCTATCAACAACTCCAATTTAATCGTGgagaatttttcaattttgtagaaataaataattatataaaaaaacatgtttactatttatcatttttttaaaacccatGTTTTCTATTTCTCGTATTCTATAAAATAGAAGtccaaaaatattaatcaaatatttgtaatgaatatATTTAGTTAGATTAATGTTCAAGataatttattagattttttaaatatattaaagttaaTGTAAATGATGTGctctaaaaattattaacaaaaaagaagaagaattaggccatttgaaattggttccaaacatcatttttaaatattgaatttttttctcatttaaaattaattttttatttttgaattattttaatttaataaagtaaaaaataatttttttaaaaaataaaaatattattttaatatattttaaataaaaaatatttttaaaaaataatcactactaATCTCACTCACATATttagagaatattttttttattttcaaactaaTTACTTTTATCATCTGTTATTTTAAATCTGAAAGATggatatttatttctattttagtaaaagaatttcataattttcttaatagaaataatttttaaaatatcaataaatatccGATAAGGAAATTGGAAACTGtttattaaacacaaaaacattttattatttttctagagtGACGATTGACGAATACAAATACATTaaagttttcttttgtttatttattttttaaataaatatataatcaaagcaaacaaatataatcaaTCTGGGTTTGATCTCTGATAGCAGCTATCATCATCAAATCAGTAGCAAGGCATCATCATGTACAGAACTGCAGTTTCGCGTCTCAGTGCTCTCAAGGTCAGTTTCGTCTCCTAAATCTCTATTTCCTAAATCtgccatgatttttttttatgccccAGATCTATTCAAAGACCTTTTCTGCCTGGTTTCTgagaaaatttcattaaaagctatgattttttaaagtctTTACTGAAAACCCATTAAACATGCAATCGTAATTTGGCGTGGCTGAGCTCCTGCATGTTATTTTACCGGGATGCCACCCCTTGGGTTGGTGGGCCTAATGTGACCAAGAGAGATACTTTCGTGTGATTAGGGCGGCCGTAGATATCCTACAAGATTTGCAAGTTCGAGTGCTGCAGCAGCCTTGCAATCGTCCTCTTCCAGTGGTTTATTCAGCTGGCTTACCGGGGGAAAGTCCAAGTCTTTGTCACCTCTAGACTTTCCACTTCAAGGAGTTGAACTCCCTTCCACTTTGCCTGATTATGTTGAACCCGGGGTAACTAAGATTACAACACTTGGTAATGGCTTGCGAATTGCATCTGAAACATCACCGGTATTTATGCTTGTAtccttttcatttctcttttcttgcagGTCTGTTTTtatagttgttgtttttagctTATTGTTTATCATTTAATGCACTTGTATACCAGAGCCCTGTGGCGTCAATAGGGTTATATGTTGACTGTGGCTCAGTGTATGAGTCACCAGCAACATTTGGGACCACTCACTTGCTGGAACGAATGGCATTCAAAAGCACAAGAAACCGCAGCCACTTGCGAGTTGTACGAGAAGTGGAAGCAATTGGGGGCGCTGTGCAATCCTCAGCATCCCGGGAGCAGATGGGATACACATATGATGCTCTGAAGACATATCTTCCAGAGATGGTTGAGCTACTTATCGATTGTGTGAGGAACCCTGTCTTCCTTGATTGGGAGGTCAATGAACAGGTAAATCAACATTGTGGTGCCATTATGCATCTGCCACTCATCTTTATGAAATTGCAGATAGGTGGTGCTTATACATGCGATGTTCTGCCTCATGCAGCTTCAGAAGGTGAAAGCTGAGATCAGTGAAGCTTCAAAGAACCCTCAAGGTGTGCTTTTAGAGGCGATTCACTCTGCTGGTTTTTCTGGTGGTTTGGCTAATCCTCTTTTAGCCCCAGAATCTTCAATAGATAGATTGAATGGTTCACTCTTGGAGGAATTTGTAGTTGTACGTACAAGTGAAAATTTCTTTTCTAgcatcatgttttttaaatgagattATTGCTTTGTTTCAATGAGTCTTGCATTCCTAAGTTGAAgttttctttgagtttttcaggaaaattaTACTGCTCCTCGTATGGTGCTTGCAGCTTCTGGTGTTGAACATGAGGAATTGGTAGCCATTGCAGAGCCCCTTTTATCTGACCTGCCTGATAAAAAGAGTCCTGGAGAGCCAGAATCTTATTATACTGGAGGTGATTTTCGTTGCCAAGCTGATTCAGGGGTATGTATTAAGATGTTTCTGAAGAACAAAAGTTTTTTGTACTATTTTCTAAGCATCTCATAGGAGTTCTCAACACTGACTCTCGATCATAGGACCAGAAAACCCATTTTGCTCTTGCATTTGGACTAAAAGGTGGCTGGCATGATGTGAAGGAGGCTATTACCTTGACAGTTCTTcaggtttttaaaatttgatttatgtgttttttgtaTTAACTCTATGTAGTTGAATTATGGTAGGTTATTTCTACCCGCATCATGAATTTTCATGTGGTTTCTTTTTAAGCATTATCAAATATGATTTGATGGAAACAATTAAGTCATATGTTTAATCATACTTTAGGTTCTAATGGGAGGTGGTGGATCATTCTCAGCTGGTGGCCCTGGGAAAGGAATGTATTCAAGGTTATGTAAGTTCAATGCCTGTGCCTGATCTGTAATGGACCTATGAATTGATcctaaatatatacatagatacAAGATCGTGTTACCATTTCTTCATTGTGCTATGACCACCCAAAGTTTATTGTTCATTATGCTTGTAGTTCTTGGATTCACATTCTTGAATTGCGAGGTCTGTTATCATGGAATGTACTTTATTCTaatgttataatatttgattttttttattattattttggcataattgtatttgtttgatatGATGAGCAGATCAACGTGTCTTGAATCGGTATCACAAAATTCAATTGTTTTCAGCATTCAACAACATTTACAATCACACTGCCGTATTTGGCATCGAAGCTACCACGGTAAGCTTGTATCTTTTAACACACTCCTTGTATCTTTTAACACgcaaattctcaaaaaaaaaaaaaaaaaaaaaagaggaggaggaggaggaatgaTGAGAAAATATGATTATAGTTGCACAAGCACATGCACACACAAGCACATGCACACATTAACATGTATTATTATGTATCGATAATAGACTAACTTGACTACAAAAcagttataaaaattaaagtaaatttaCTGAAGTAATTTATTCCAAGAATGctagattaatattta from Populus alba chromosome 8, ASM523922v2, whole genome shotgun sequence encodes the following:
- the LOC118061116 gene encoding mitochondrial-processing peptidase subunit alpha isoform X1 encodes the protein MYRTAVSRLSALKGGRRYPTRFASSSAAAALQSSSSSGLFSWLTGGKSKSLSPLDFPLQGVELPSTLPDYVEPGVTKITTLGNGLRIASETSPSPVASIGLYVDCGSVYESPATFGTTHLLERMAFKSTRNRSHLRVVREVEAIGGAVQSSASREQMGYTYDALKTYLPEMVELLIDCVRNPVFLDWEVNEQLQKVKAEISEASKNPQGVLLEAIHSAGFSGGLANPLLAPESSIDRLNGSLLEEFVVENYTAPRMVLAASGVEHEELVAIAEPLLSDLPDKKSPGEPESYYTGGDFRCQADSGDQKTHFALAFGLKGGWHDVKEAITLTVLQVLMGGGGSFSAGGPGKGMYSRLYQRVLNRYHKIQLFSAFNNIYNHTAVFGIEATTDADFASSAIELVVRELTEVASSGAVDPVQLQRAKQSTKSAILMNLESRMVVSEDIGRQILTYNKRKPLEDFLKAVDEVTLQDITEISQKLVSSPLTMASYGEVINVPTYDAVSSMFKSK
- the LOC118061116 gene encoding mitochondrial-processing peptidase subunit alpha isoform X2, coding for MYRTAVSRLSALKGGRRYPTRFASSSAAAALQSSSSSGLFSWLTGGKSKSLSPLDFPLQGVELPSTLPDYVEPGVTKITTLGNGLRIASETSPSPVASIGLYVDCGSVYESPATFGTTHLLERMAFKSTRNRSHLRVVREVEAIGGAVQSSASREQMGYTYDALKTYLPEMVELLIDCVRNPVFLDWEVNEQKVKAEISEASKNPQGVLLEAIHSAGFSGGLANPLLAPESSIDRLNGSLLEEFVVENYTAPRMVLAASGVEHEELVAIAEPLLSDLPDKKSPGEPESYYTGGDFRCQADSGDQKTHFALAFGLKGGWHDVKEAITLTVLQVLMGGGGSFSAGGPGKGMYSRLYQRVLNRYHKIQLFSAFNNIYNHTAVFGIEATTDADFASSAIELVVRELTEVASSGAVDPVQLQRAKQSTKSAILMNLESRMVVSEDIGRQILTYNKRKPLEDFLKAVDEVTLQDITEISQKLVSSPLTMASYGEVINVPTYDAVSSMFKSK